In Pseudoalteromonas sp. NC201, a single window of DNA contains:
- a CDS encoding helix-turn-helix domain-containing protein, translated as MDFINPLPIRLKEARARANISQRDLGVRIGLEPGSASGRMNHYEKGRHTPDLQTLKRIAEELGVPLNYFFCENDEMAKFVILFEKLPQKEKEALLTALETKQRT; from the coding sequence TTGGATTTTATTAACCCCCTCCCTATTAGGCTTAAAGAAGCTAGGGCAAGAGCAAATATTTCTCAAAGAGATTTGGGAGTTAGAATTGGTCTGGAGCCAGGCTCTGCGAGTGGGCGCATGAATCATTACGAAAAAGGCAGGCATACACCTGATCTGCAAACATTAAAACGAATAGCTGAAGAGCTGGGTGTTCCGCTAAACTACTTCTTTTGCGAAAACGATGAAATGGCCAAGTTTGTTATTTTATTTGAGAAGTTGCCCCAAAAAGAGAAAGAAGCACTGCTAACTGCGCTTGAAACAAAGCAAAGAACCTAA
- a CDS encoding transposase: MSKTYSNEMKLLATKRVLSEGERVADVAKDLEIGQSTLYAWIKAAKQDDSSNGSLVVKSLKQRLEEVSKERDILIKAASIFAKELY; this comes from the coding sequence GTGAGTAAAACTTACTCAAATGAAATGAAGTTATTGGCGACAAAAAGAGTACTGTCCGAGGGAGAGCGAGTCGCTGATGTGGCGAAAGACTTGGAGATAGGCCAAAGCACGTTATATGCTTGGATCAAAGCGGCTAAACAAGATGACAGCTCAAACGGTAGCTTGGTCGTTAAATCATTAAAACAGCGCCTCGAAGAAGTGTCAAAAGAGCGTGATATCCTTATCAAGGCTGCGTCAATATTTGCCAAAGAGCTGTATTGA